The proteins below come from a single Nitrospinota bacterium genomic window:
- a CDS encoding 3-methyl-2-oxobutanoate dehydrogenase subunit beta: MNFKVPKEEYMFPGHTACPGCTAPQAMRYVLKVLGQKTVIAMPACCWSTIAGIFPYSSLKVPLFHTAFPAGASVASGIKAGMEVQGQSDVNVLAWAGDGGTFDIGFQALSSAAERNEDIIYVCYDNEAYMNTGIQRSSSTPWGAWTAVTPKESPESHPKKDIVYIMAAHGIPYAATASVAFPDDLIAKMKKARKIKGTRFFHILVPCSTGWKFSPELSIKMARLAVETKIFPLYEVEKGVKYTINKIPKGISVKEYLKLQGRFKHLKEKDIKFIQKRVDKEWERLMDRANNRID; this comes from the coding sequence ATGAATTTTAAGGTTCCCAAGGAAGAATATATGTTTCCGGGACATACGGCCTGTCCCGGATGTACAGCTCCTCAGGCGATGCGCTATGTCCTGAAAGTTCTCGGACAAAAGACAGTCATCGCTATGCCGGCTTGCTGTTGGTCTACAATTGCAGGGATATTTCCCTATTCATCCCTAAAGGTTCCCTTATTTCATACAGCTTTTCCAGCAGGAGCCTCCGTCGCTTCAGGGATAAAAGCAGGGATGGAGGTTCAAGGACAAAGCGATGTGAATGTTTTAGCTTGGGCCGGAGATGGAGGGACTTTTGATATCGGCTTTCAGGCGCTTTCAAGTGCAGCAGAGAGGAATGAGGATATTATCTATGTCTGCTATGATAACGAGGCATATATGAATACAGGAATTCAAAGAAGCTCTTCAACACCCTGGGGGGCATGGACAGCGGTTACCCCAAAAGAAAGTCCGGAAAGCCACCCCAAAAAAGATATTGTATATATAATGGCAGCTCATGGGATACCTTATGCAGCCACAGCATCTGTGGCTTTTCCAGATGACCTCATAGCAAAAATGAAAAAGGCAAGGAAGATTAAAGGAACAAGGTTTTTTCATATCCTTGTTCCTTGTTCAACAGGCTGGAAATTTTCACCTGAACTCTCTATAAAAATGGCAAGATTAGCTGTTGAGACAAAAATATTCCCCCTTTATGAAGTAGAAAAAGGGGTAAAATACACGATTAATAAAATACCAAAGGGGATATCAGTAAAAGAATATCTCAAATTGCAGGGGAGATTTAAGCATCTCAAAGAAAAGG